From a region of the Kaistia sp. 32K genome:
- a CDS encoding BrnA antitoxin family protein, whose protein sequence is MSSDRPRRPQDPFAAAEAMFAKKKRAPDIKSNALPNAKELVSLRIDRDVLEHFQAEGPGWQDRMNEALRAAAIADGLEAPSTDAES, encoded by the coding sequence ATGTCGTCAGACAGGCCCCGCCGTCCCCAGGACCCCTTCGCGGCCGCGGAGGCGATGTTCGCCAAGAAGAAGCGGGCACCGGACATCAAGTCGAACGCGCTCCCGAACGCCAAGGAGCTTGTCTCGCTCCGGATTGATCGCGACGTGCTTGAGCATTTCCAGGCCGAAGGCCCGGGCTGGCAGGATCGAATGAACGAGGCATTGCGCGCCGCGGCGATCGCCGATGGCTTGGAAGCACCATCCACCGACGCCGAATCCTGA